In Ailuropoda melanoleuca isolate Jingjing unplaced genomic scaffold, ASM200744v2 unplaced-scaffold13172, whole genome shotgun sequence, the DNA window TTTCTTCTGTGCACGGCCTACAAAAATCACTTTCCCactgatttcttttccattcatctcttCCACGGCCTTATTGGCATCCTCGTGTTTCCAGTAACTCACAAAGCCAAAGCCTTTGGATTTCCCACTGGGATCTCTCATCACCTTGACACTTAGGGTCTTACCAAACTGGCTAAACAGCTCTTTCAGACTCTCGTCATCCACCTCTTCCCcgaagtttttgatgtaaacatTGGTGAACTCCTTGGCtttggctcccagctcagcttccctctcttttcGAGACTTGAATCTGCCCACAAACACTTTGCGGTCATTGAGGAGCATGCCGTTCATCTTCTCGATGGCCTTGTCAGCAGCCTCTTGCGTCTCGAAGTGGACAAAGGCATAACCCTTAGAGCCGTTCTCATCACACACCACCTNNNNNNNNNNNNNNNNNNNNNNNNNNNNNNNNNNNN includes these proteins:
- the LOC117797771 gene encoding polyadenylate-binding protein 4-like, whose amino-acid sequence is VVCDENGSKGYAFVHFETQEAADKAIEKMNGMLLNDRKVFVGRFKSRKEREAELGAKAKEFTNVYIKNFGEEVDDESLKELFSQFGKTLSVKVMRDPSGKSKGFGFVSYWKHEDANKAVEEMNGKEISGKVIFVGRAQK